TTTTGAGCGCTGTTGCCTCGCACCAAATCAAGCACGTGTCGCCCTGTATTTGCTTGACGGATAGCCTCACATAAAGAGTCACTTAAGCCTTCCTGAGCCGCTAGCTGACTTAGGTAGTTAAAATCAATCTCATGCCCAGAGACATGGGTCATCATTTTGCCAGACAGTAGTTTTCCTAACTTTCCGATCATTACCGTCATAGATACTTTTTTTATGCAATAACGCCTAGAGGCTCGCAAGCCGATACCCATAAAATCACCAGCTTGAATAAAAGAGATGCTGTCTAAATCAGGAAACAGTTGCATCGCGAATTTTTCAGAACGACTGCCAGTTGTAAGAACAACGTGCTCAACGTTATTAGCGCTTGCAATTTGAATCGATTGTCGAACTGAAGCAGCAAATGCTGATGTTGAATACGGCTTAACAGTACCTCTCGTGCCCAATATAGAAATGCCTCCAATAAGCCCAAGCCGTTCGCTAATGGTTTCTTTTGCGACCTCTTCACCTCTTGGGACCGAAATTGTCAGTTCAATTCCCTTATTGCAGCTGATTTGCATATCATGTTGTGCCAGCTCTAACGCAACCATAGCGAGTATATTTTTTCTAGGCACTGGATTAATGGCTGGTTCACCGACTGCCAATTCCAGCCCTGGAAGTGTTACTTGCGCGACACCTTTCCCCCCTTCAACTCAACGCCGATTTGCGATGACCATTTAGCCGTACATTGAATTTCTATCCCATGAGTACAATCCGGGTCATCTCCCGCATCCTTAATGACTCCTGCTGTTACAGAGCTTATTTTTTCTTGGGCTAATTCTTCTGAATAACTTGTCGCTTCTAACCGTGAGAGAGAGAAATTAGCCTGCTCTTTATTCGGCAGCGTTATCTCAATGTCCTTAAACGGATTTGGGCAAAGAAGCATCCTCACAGCAGCACGTGCAGCAGCGGCAGCACAAGCTCCCGTTGTATATCCTCCACGTAAATCATTTCTGCTTTTAGATCGTTTTAACTTGCCCACACTTTTTACTCTCTCTTCTATGTGATTCGTATTTGTTGTAACGTGCAATATCTTCGAGTCGCTCGTTGATTATTACTGGCTAAATAATTGATTGAGCTCTAACGCCAACCTAAATGTTTTAGTGTTTGCTCGCGAAAACTCCAGCTGATCAACCTGCACTACACGCCCATTCAACATTGTAAAGTTGGGTCTATCTGACGGTGGTGTTGGGTTTTTATTCATAGGACCAACCTGATAAAGGTAATAGTCAGGGTCTTCTATCAACACGCTTTCGACATTGAATTTCAATAATTTACGATCAGCAGGCGCAATGAGTTTTCCACCCGCAACGCGAATAATGTCATTTACAATGTTGCCACGACCGGCAATGATGTACGGACTTTCGGTAATTTCGTAAACCACACTTGGCACTTCTGTTACTGGTTGTAATTGTTCACTTATCCGCGTCAATTTTTGAACAAGTTGCTGTGCTTGCGCTTCCTTTTCTAGTAAAACGCCAAATCGATCTATCTCGATTAGAATTTCCGCTAAATTAGATGGGTCATATCGAATGACATCGGCTCCCACTTTTGCGGCAAGATGGTCTGAGAAAAACCGATCAGAGCTCACCACAATCAGGTCTGGTTCTAAGCCCTTAATCAACTCAATATTTGGTTTGATATGAGACCCAATCTTCACCGCCTCAGGAAAATCTTCATTACTCCGCGTTACACCCACAACTTGATCTCGAGCACCAAGCTTAATGACGATATCGCCAACGGCTGGTGCCAGTAGGACCATTCTTTCGTATCCGTGTGAACTAGGGACAGAAACTAAAGCTATGAGTATCAATAGAAACCGAAACATCATATACCTCCGCAAGTAGTGGGCTGGTCACTTCGTCTCGAGTCACGTCGAAGATCAGGTTGCCGTTTTTAAAAAGAGAAATCGATCGAAATATTGATAAGCTAAATTCACGTCGTGTACTGACGAGATAACGGTTTGAGGAAGCTGCCTCAAGTGTTCAAAAATTTGTAGAGTATGCCGAATATCTAAACTGGAGTTCGGCTCATCCAAATAAATTATCGGCGCTTCTTGATTCAGAACTCGGGCAATCATTACACGACGCTTTTCACCACCAGACAAATCGGAAAAGCTACGCTGAGCATATTGGTCTATGTCCAATAACTGCATCAAATTCAAACTTTTGTCTCTATCAGACTGATTAAAGTCCACACCGGTCAGTTTTGCGAATCGACCTAACAACACCACCTCGCAGACACGGAAAGGAAATGAGATATCAGAAAACTGCGGCAACACCGAAAACAAATGTGCTCTCTTGGAGTGGCTAATTTTTTCCAATCTTTCGTTTTGATAAAAAATGGACTTCGCATTCGCTTCAATTAACCCAGCCATCAAGTTGATCAACGTGCTTTTGCCACAACCGTTCTCACCCATCAACGCCACCTTTTCTCCTGAACGAATGTTTAGAGATTCGATAGTGAGTGCAAAATCTGCTCGTTGATAATTAAGGTTCTTAATTTGAATATCAGCCATTCCAGAAATGATCTCTACGTCGTTTTAAAAGATAGAAGAAGAAAACACCGCCGAATATCGCTGTTAAGATACCCACAGGTAACTCTGCTCCGCCTGGAATAATTACTCTTGATAAGGTGTCTGAAGACATCAATAGGAAGGCTCCAAACAGACTGGAATAGAACATGTTGTTTTTCATATCGCTGCCAAACAAGCTACGTGAAATATGCGGAACAATAAGCCCTACAAAACCAATGATGCCTGAAAAGCTAACGGCGACAGAAACCAACAAAGTGGACAATACAAACACAATAGTCCTAAGTTGATTTACGTTAATACCTAGGCTCTGCGCTGAATGTTCATCTAAAGCGAGAACATTCAATTTCATAGAATTTCTATGTAAATAAGTGAACACAGCGCCAAATAATGCAACGCATGCCGTTACTCTTTCCCAACTGACCATGAAAATCCCCCCATAAGCCAATAAACAATGGAGTTCAATGAATCTTCAAAGTAATACTTAGAAAAGCTAATGATTGCAGAGGCGATGATATTCATCACAACGCCTGCCAATATCATAGTAATAGGATTAATTCGGCCAGCGGTTAACGACATACGGTAAACCATCAATAACCCAGTTATTCCAGTCGCAAAAGCGAACACTGAGATAAATTGCACTGGCACACCTAATGCGATGGCTAATACTGCACCCAATGCTGAAGAAGACGCAGCACCAGTAGTAAAACTATCTGCCAAAGGATTTTTAAGCGTCAGTTGATAAACACTTCCGCTAAGTCCTAACATCGCGCCAATAATGGCGGAAAAAAGAACTCGAGGCATTCTCAGCTCAGTCAATATATTGCTTTCGATTGTCGACATGTGAAAAGGATTGATCCAATGCGGTCCTATCAACATAGAAACAGAACTTGCTAGAATAAATATGGCGGATAACCACAACTTCATGCTTCAACCCTCTTCACAATATGATTTGCGATAAACCACAAGGCGATATTTAGCAAAAGCAAAATAATCAACGAAGTAAAACTAAACGTACTCGACGACAACATTGAGGAACGAATAAGTTCTGCGCTATAAGTAAGCGGTGAAAAAGCAGCAAGTATTTGAATAATCATTGGCATTTGATCAACCGGGAAGAATGTCCCAGAGAGAAACATCATTGGCGTAATAATAAACGCATTCATTGAGGCTTGATCCCGATGATTTTTCATCTTAAGGGCAACGATTAACCCAATAAGTGCAAAGGCCATGAGGTGTAAAAATAAACTCAACATAAACAGTACTGAAAACGTTAAGTCGATGTCAGATACCACACAATAAACAGAGACCATAAAGACCGGAATCAATCCTTTGGTCATGCCATAAAACACTTCCCCAACAATAATTTGCCAACGCTGACTCGGTGCCAATAAATACTCTTCAAATATCTTTAAGTAAAAACGACTAATATTGATTTCAGAAGCAATATTGTAGCTATAGTTCATACTCGACATGGCTAATAAGCCTGGTAGTAAGAAAGTAAGGTAATCAACACCATCTACTACGGTTTCTTTGCCTACACCGTAGCCAAATGCCATTAAATATAAAAAGGGAGGAACTGCAGACGCCATTAAAACTCGTACAATTTTCTTCCTGAGAATCATTATTTCTCTGTAATAAACACCAATAACACCACTAAACATAGCTATTCAACCTTGTGCCAGTGATATGTACAAAGACATCTTCTAATGTTGTCTCTCTGATGCTTACAGGAATATTGCCAAGCTTCATTAACCGTGCCTGCGCGCGCTCCCGATCAGCGAAAAACTCCTGTTCTAACTCCTCTTTTTCGATGTCCAGGACGAAACGGCCAATATGTTTTTTGAGCCCTTGAGAAGTACCCTCTACGATAATTTTACCTTGGTCGATAAAAATCACTCTATCTGACAGTTTTTCAGCTTCTTCGATATAGTGAGTGGTCAAAAAAATGGTGCATTCACGCTCGCGGTTAATTTTGGTAAGAAAAGACAACATTTTCCGCCGAGCTAATGGGTCAAGACCAACTGTTGGTTCATCTAAAAACAAGATTTTCGGGTTGTGCATCAATGCTCTTACAATAACCAACTTCCTTTTCATACCCCCGGACAATTTGCCCGCAGGTCTGTCCTTATGCTCAGTTAAGCCGGCAAACTCCAAGCTATCTACAATCGCTTGATTCAACTGCTTGCCTCTCATTTTATATAACAGACCATGTACATAGAGGTTTTCAGCTAGGCTTAGTTCTTTATCAAGATTGTTGTGTTGAGGTACAACGCCAATCATTTTCTTTAAACTAATTTGGCCGGGATCGTAATTCTTGCCTTGATAGGAAATCTGCCCTGAAGTTGGGGATATCAAGCCGGTTAACATCTTAATGATGGTGGTTTTTCCCGCGCCATTTGGCCCAAGAAAAGCGCAAATCTCTCCCTGACGAATAGAGAAATTGACATCGTCTACTGCGATGCTTTTATCAAACCGTCGAGTAAGGGATTTCACGTCGATGAGACTCTTGTTAATGCGTACATCACTTTCAAGGTCAACCTCATCAGAAATTCGCATGTTCATCTCAGCCACCATTTTTCTCTCAACCACTAATTCAAAAAGATGCCAGCATCGTTTGCGGCATCCTTCAAATGATTAAGGTAGATAATTTGAATTGCTTTTTTGCTACCTAAGCCTTCTAGGACTGCAATAACTTTGATGTTGGCGTTAGAAAGCATGACTTTCCAAGAATCATTTTCATCTCCCGCCATATCATTGGTTGCATGGTCACCTGCAACGACCATTAAAGGTTTTAACGTTACGCTATCGACACCATCTTGCTTCATTTTATTCAGAATAAAGTCAAAGTTAGGATGCCCTTCAACTAGGCCAACATAACTTTTTACTTCTGGATACATGTTGTTAAGTAACTGGTCCAATTCATAGTAAAGACCGGTAGAAAGATGGTCATTACCATGTCCCATATAGACAAGCGCGGTACCGTTTTTCTTTGCAAGCTTGATATCTTCTTGTAATGACTCGGCAAGCCTCTCTAAATCAAACCGATATTCATACTTGTTTCCCCATGTGCCCATAAGAGGCCGGCCCAATGCAATATTGCTGAATGGACGCCACTTCTCTTTTAAAGTTTCTATCGAAGCAAGTGCGCTTACATAATTTTGAAGATCTATATATTCTTCACCGTGTGACAATAGAGTCGTTTGCACAACGATATCTTTGTACCCTTCGTTCTGCAGATCCGCTAACGTGCCAAGTACGTTTTTTACATCATAAAAATCTTCAGGAATTTCGGAGTGCTGTTTTCGGTATTCCATATCATTTTTTCGGGAGTGCCATTTTTTACGGATAATATTAGAAGTAAAGGCAAACCTAACAGGCGTATTGGGGTAGGCTTCTTCGACGGTCTGTTTTATGGCTAATAATGAAACAACAGCCGTGTCGTAGGTAGTGCCAAATGCGGCTAAAACAATAGCGGACTTTTGCTGTTTACTATCAGCACTAGATACCGT
The DNA window shown above is from Vibrio algarum and carries:
- a CDS encoding ABC transporter permease gives rise to the protein MFSGVIGVYYREIMILRKKIVRVLMASAVPPFLYLMAFGYGVGKETVVDGVDYLTFLLPGLLAMSSMNYSYNIASEINISRFYLKIFEEYLLAPSQRWQIIVGEVFYGMTKGLIPVFMVSVYCVVSDIDLTFSVLFMLSLFLHLMAFALIGLIVALKMKNHRDQASMNAFIITPMMFLSGTFFPVDQMPMIIQILAAFSPLTYSAELIRSSMLSSSTFSFTSLIILLLLNIALWFIANHIVKRVEA
- a CDS encoding ABC transporter ATP-binding protein, whose protein sequence is MNMRISDEVDLESDVRINKSLIDVKSLTRRFDKSIAVDDVNFSIRQGEICAFLGPNGAGKTTIIKMLTGLISPTSGQISYQGKNYDPGQISLKKMIGVVPQHNNLDKELSLAENLYVHGLLYKMRGKQLNQAIVDSLEFAGLTEHKDRPAGKLSGGMKRKLVIVRALMHNPKILFLDEPTVGLDPLARRKMLSFLTKINRERECTIFLTTHYIEEAEKLSDRVIFIDQGKIIVEGTSQGLKKHIGRFVLDIEKEELEQEFFADRERAQARLMKLGNIPVSIRETTLEDVFVHITGTRLNSYV
- a CDS encoding sirohydrochlorin cobaltochelatase encodes the protein MKFSKCLTEIVAKYTTLLFLTVLICFSSTVSSADSKQQKSAIVLAAFGTTYDTAVVSLLAIKQTVEEAYPNTPVRFAFTSNIIRKKWHSRKNDMEYRKQHSEIPEDFYDVKNVLGTLADLQNEGYKDIVVQTTLLSHGEEYIDLQNYVSALASIETLKEKWRPFSNIALGRPLMGTWGNKYEYRFDLERLAESLQEDIKLAKKNGTALVYMGHGNDHLSTGLYYELDQLLNNMYPEVKSYVGLVEGHPNFDFILNKMKQDGVDSVTLKPLMVVAGDHATNDMAGDENDSWKVMLSNANIKVIAVLEGLGSKKAIQIIYLNHLKDAANDAGIFLN
- a CDS encoding ABC transporter substrate-binding protein; protein product: MVLLAPAVGDIVIKLGARDQVVGVTRSNEDFPEAVKIGSHIKPNIELIKGLEPDLIVVSSDRFFSDHLAAKVGADVIRYDPSNLAEILIEIDRFGVLLEKEAQAQQLVQKLTRISEQLQPVTEVPSVVYEITESPYIIAGRGNIVNDIIRVAGGKLIAPADRKLLKFNVESVLIEDPDYYLYQVGPMNKNPTPPSDRPNFTMLNGRVVQVDQLEFSRANTKTFRLALELNQLFSQ
- a CDS encoding ABC transporter ATP-binding protein yields the protein MADIQIKNLNYQRADFALTIESLNIRSGEKVALMGENGCGKSTLINLMAGLIEANAKSIFYQNERLEKISHSKRAHLFSVLPQFSDISFPFRVCEVVLLGRFAKLTGVDFNQSDRDKSLNLMQLLDIDQYAQRSFSDLSGGEKRRVMIARVLNQEAPIIYLDEPNSSLDIRHTLQIFEHLRQLPQTVISSVHDVNLAYQYFDRFLFLKTAT